In one window of Halococcus salifodinae DSM 8989 DNA:
- a CDS encoding ABC transporter permease, producing the protein MEYVRRAEQSVSLLALLAVWIVATMIVGAVPSLPTPPEVVVAFVDAATGASFWEEVLLSTFRVYLSFVIAAVVAIPLGLLIGRSAVVEDLVFPSLEVLRPIPPIAWFPALTIILINPANIVRFIIFLAAFFPILLNTIEGVQGVEEEFSQAASSLGASSSQTLRHVVLPGALPSIYTGLVNAMGLAWVSLVAAELLSSTGLGYFIWNAFTAGEYPNVVVGMVAVGLLGYASSTLIRWLGARQLPWLQSAAA; encoded by the coding sequence ATGGAGTACGTCCGGCGCGCCGAGCAGTCGGTGTCGCTGCTGGCGCTGCTCGCGGTCTGGATCGTCGCGACCATGATCGTCGGCGCAGTACCGAGTCTTCCCACGCCACCGGAGGTAGTGGTGGCGTTCGTCGACGCGGCGACCGGAGCGTCGTTCTGGGAGGAGGTCCTGTTGAGCACGTTTCGAGTGTATCTCTCCTTCGTGATCGCCGCGGTGGTCGCAATCCCGCTGGGGCTGTTGATCGGGCGAAGCGCGGTCGTCGAGGACCTCGTCTTTCCGTCGCTCGAAGTGCTCCGCCCGATCCCGCCGATCGCGTGGTTCCCGGCGCTGACGATCATCCTGATCAACCCCGCGAACATCGTCCGCTTTATCATCTTCCTCGCCGCCTTCTTCCCGATCCTCCTCAACACGATCGAAGGGGTTCAGGGCGTCGAGGAGGAGTTCTCACAGGCGGCCAGCTCGCTCGGGGCCTCCTCGTCACAGACCCTGCGTCACGTCGTTTTGCCCGGTGCGCTCCCCTCGATCTACACGGGACTCGTCAACGCGATGGGGTTGGCGTGGGTCAGCCTGGTTGCCGCGGAACTGCTGTCGAGCACCGGTCTCGGCTACTTCATCTGGAACGCCTTCACCGCCGGTGAGTACCCGAACGTCGTCGTCGGGATGGTCGCGGTCGGCCTACTGGGGTACGCCTCCTCGACGCTGATCCGGTGGCTCGGTGCCCGACAGTTGCCGTGGCTCCAGTCCGCGGCGGCGTGA